The following proteins are co-located in the Betta splendens chromosome 9, fBetSpl5.4, whole genome shotgun sequence genome:
- the tcp11l2 gene encoding T-complex protein 11-like protein 2: MPLNDERPTSTSSGEDQGSDVESSSERYDSVTSTSDLDCSRESFTSDCSSKHCTPSSSPPKTLTLDEVMESARDLSNLSFAHEIIVNRNFHLEPDSLPQDSLWNAVKHNVHKAFWDILESELNNDPPEYQQAIRLLEEIREILLSFLNPGANRMRTQIMEVLDMDLIHQQAENDVVDIQGIASYIITTMGKMCAPVRDEDIKKLRENTENVATMFREIFRVLDLMKADMVNFTIENLRPVLQRQSIEYERAKFQSILEKTPSALDHTTSWIKLVVEELQSASFPTEQPNSEGKGQRAVPGPFQILNAAFIRILTWDYDKSPLPETWMTDEIRLREIQWKLQQCQAVNEVLLIIYSTVGGPIQGLPSLSDRLKRMTSVLLDGMHSPNFNLEEALEGVSAQVCCELNKSLTERNYPALTPALQATLTGQICSITQKDNPIRTLVEDRVQQYFRMLVCDPKPQAKFEQVPSGLTALKPELALMGAKFISLVNYNKTVYGPFYADIIRKLMFSSSSPSPGNPPQDTAQDAVTSN, from the exons ATGCCCCTAAACGACGAGCGGCCTACCTCCACATCCAGCGGTGAGGACCAAGGCAGCGATGTGGAGTCGTCATCAGAGCGCTATGACAGCGTGACGTCGACCAGTGACTTGGACTGCTCCCGTGAGAGCTTCACTAGCGACTGCTCCAGCAAGCATTGCACACCCTCCT CGAGCCCACCCAAAACCTTAACCCTAGATGAAGTCATGGAGTCTGCCAGAGATCTGTCCAATCTGAGTTTTGCCCATGAGATTATTGTGAATCGAAACTTCCATCTAGAGCCAGACAGCCTACCTCAGGACAG tTTATGGAATGCAGTCAAACATAATGTCCACAAAGCCTTCTGGGACATCTTGGAGTCTGAGCTGAACAATGACCCTCCTGAGTATCAGCAGGCTATCAGGCTCCTGGAGGAGATCAGAGAG aTCTTACTGTCATTCCTTAATCCAGGAGCCAATCGAATGAGGACCCAAATCATGGAGGTGCTTGACATGGACCTGATTCATCAGCAGGCTGAAAACGATGTCGTTGACATCCAGGGGATTGCCTCCTACATTATCACCACCATGGGCAAGATGTGTGCACCAGTAAGGGATGAAGACATCAAGAAGCTGcgggaaaacacagaaaatgtaGCAACAATGTTTAG AGAGATCTTTCGTGTGCTGGACCTGATGAAAGCAGACATGGTCAACTTTACAATTGAGAATCTGAGGCCTGTGCTCCAGAGACAGAGTATTGAATATGAAAGGGCAAAGTTTCAAAGCATACTTGAAAAGACCCCCAGTGCTTTGGACCACACCACCTCCTGGATCAAGTTAGTAGTGGAGGAGCTACAGTCGGCCTCCTTCCCCACAGAACAGCCTAACAGTGAGGGGAAAGGACAGCGAGCTGTGCCCGGGCCCTTCCAGATCCTTAACGCTGCCTTCATCCGCATCCTCACATGGGATTATGATAAGAGCCCACTGCCTGAG ACCTGGATGACTGATGAGATACGTCTGCGAGAGATCCAGTGGAAGCTCCAGCAGTGTCAGGCAGTGAACGAGGTCCTGCTCATCATCTACAGCACTGTTGGAGGGCCCATCCAGGGTCTTCCCTCCCTGTCCGATCGTCTGAAGCGCATGACCAGCGTGCTGCTGGATGGGATGCACAGCCC CAACTTTAATCTAGAAGAAGCACTAGAGGGTGTCAGTGCGCAGGTCTGCTGCGAGCTCAACAAGTCTTTAACAGAGAGGAACTACCCTGCACTGACCCCAGCACTGCAGGCCACCCTCACAGGCCAGATCTGCAGCATCACCCAAAAGGACAATCCCATTCGCACTCTAGTTG AGGATCGTGTGCAGCAGTACTTCAGGATGCTCGTCTGTGATCCTAAACCACAGGCCAAATTTGAACAGGTACCATCGGGCCTGACTGCCCTCAAGCCTGAACTAGCACTGATGGGAGCAAAGTTCATCTCCTTGGTCAACTACAACAAGACTGTCTACGGGCCTTTCTATGCAGATATCATAAGAAAGCtaatgttcagcagcagcagcccatcaCCAGGAAACCCTCCTCAGGACACCGCTCAGGATGCTGTCACTTCCAATTAA